TGATGCTCTGTACAGTAACCCAGTTTTTGCTCAGAAGGGTGTGAATCATTATTCAGAGTTTAAAGGCTTCCCACGCGTCTGCGCTGTCCTAGTAACTCACGATCCCGATCCCTTTACCGCCAGCGCAGACATGCCCCGACACAGAGCCGTAATTATAGAACGCCTCTGACctcatttcattgattttttctttcacaatgctattttctttaaaaacccaAATGTGGTCTTTTTTTCACCGTAAGACGCTATGCGGATTGGTATGCCAAACATTTTCTGAACTGCTCTTTTTTACTCACATGTATACAAGGACgcaccctaggcctgacccaaggCAATGTCCCCAGTCCCCAACATGGCCGCCGTCCTGCCTGCGGAGCACcgggacatgatgtcatatcctgatgcTCCATGACTTACTAAAGCACTTTATGGAGGCTGTGATGGCTCAGCATACCCTCCATGatgtaaatgggctggttgggaagatcagagatctccaggTTACTGCAGCGCACCGGGCTCCCCCAAAAGTGTTATCGGTCACCGGGATTTGTGGTGGGGGCACTGCCAACCCCTGGTCCTGTCACCTTAGGTCGAAATACATCGCTGCATGTAAGTGTAAAAGTTTAGGTCTGTGTCTAACTTTAAATCTCAGGTTAGGAAGATCCGCTCtaagcccggggggggggtgagaaatCTCTCGTTAGGCCTGAATGAATCACTGCGTCCAATCCAACCAgagacatgttttatttatgagcACCGCACCTCAATGCTTTCTTTATAACTGAAACCAGAATACGTCGTGAAGGATCCGCACCCCACCCTCGTACACGGACCCAACTTCAATGCCCGCTCCGTGACGGACGACGCACACATCACAGGCGTGTTAAGGAACATGGAGAGCAATGACTTGGAGATGATTGTTATCAGAAAATGTTCCAGTTGGACCTGCTCACTtacttactttactgagatggtggtagataaatggaacagcctcccagcagaaggagtttaaacataaaaacatattatacagcaacaataaaaataaaataataataataattaacaacaaTAATATCGCAGATGAGGTACCCCCAAGGAGCTGTAGAATACCCTAGCTATAGCTCATTATGTTTACACCGTTGTTTGCCTTATTCCCGGAACTTGTTAAAGTTTGTGGTCCTCCTGGAACCTGTACTTTTTAAACTGACCTTTGCATGTTTTATTGTTGAATTGAAAGTACCCATTCTTTAACCCCAAAGCTCATTCCGGTTAGAAGCAGAAGCTCAGCCGGTGAGTTTTCTATCTGGAtgctctacttttttttttaattggggaAAAGACGCTATTGAAacaatttaagatttttttttacaggctttgtataaatatatcatcCACCCAAACAATAGACTTTGTTGAGATTAAAATGCCGGCTAAATCCTTAATATGCTTGAACGCTGAAGGACTCGGCAATATAAGGATGAGCCACTAAGGAATAGAAGGTTATAGGAATGCAGGAACATTGAGAACTTAGATTGGGGAGATacgtctgcaggatccggtttCCCATTGGACCAGGATAATAATGTGAAACAAATGGATCTCCTGCCTAATGACATTTGTAGAAGGTTCTTCAGCTCCAGGAGACATTGTCCTCATCACCTAGATTCCCTTTACACCTGAACACTTCTCAATGGCTTGAAACATTTGTATCTGATCAGTCAATGAGTTGGTGGACAACCTTGGCAACTCGTCCAGCGTCAGGAGAATGGGTCAAGAGAGGGTGTAATAAGCTTCAACCTTACACTTATTTCATTCTCACTTAGACATCATAGGATGGATAGGTCTAATACTTATTTATATGTGAAATAATGTTTCCTTTGGCAGTGAATATTTTGTAGGGTAGggcaatttatttttgtgcCAACAAGTACATTGTTTCTTAATAGTCGCATTGTATTTACTTAATCAAAGTCTCATTGTACATTTGAATGCCCGATAGTTGATTTCATTTTGTGATAGATCTTCAGAAGTCCAGTTTTGTTCAGTGATGAGCTCCCATTTCTACCCAGtaggcaaaagaaaaaaacccagtgACCCTCACTTGTAGGGTAGATGATTGAGCCACACAGTATGAGATCGAACCTCTCCATGGATTCGTTAAACTCTTCCACGAGATAGAATGCTCCTCAGGACTCGGTAGGTGAAGTAGTTAGTGGTGGTTAGTGGTGGAGTTGCCGTCAGAGCATTGCAGATGATGGTATGCGCACAGTTGGGATTGTGGATACAAAGGAATGTTTGAAATGTCGCACACATTCTGGGTAACACATCCTTGTAGCGCATACATATTGCAGGTACCTACAGGGCCGAGAGACGACAGAGGGATTTTTATTCTACCCCGTAGTTTTTGTCCCTTATCCCACCAATATTATCAGATCAGGTTATCACAACTGGTAGAAGTCGGTACTGTATTCATCAAATTGAAATTAGTAAGGAAGCAGAATTCAGATAAAAGTTCTTAGCTTCAATTAGATATTCCTTCCTTCTAACCCACATAGACAACCAGAAGGGATTGTCCAACGCGTTTCTCCATACTGATCTTCCTTTATTATCTCTACACAAAATCCCCGTTCGTCCCAAGATACAAGCTGATGTCTTTACCTTGAGCGTATACTTTTCCTGCAAAGTTGATGCACTTGGTCTCAGCCCCGGTACATCTGATGGTCTCATCGGCCACGCATTCTTCTGCATTCTCCAGAAAGCACACTGGACATACTACCCCGTTCTCTGTGGTGTTTTGGGGAGGAACTGAGAAAACAGATTGAGAGGGTTAATTGTAAGACAGAAGAGAACATGGCGTAAGGGTGCTGGGATGTCATATTCTATCTCTCTATTCAACTGGTGGATCTGAAGGTCAAGGTTGAAAAATTGAATGCTAAGACCTTATAATATCTCAACATAATTCTTTCCATTCTTATGTTCTTCTTATCTCCTAAACCCCATGCTATTGACTTTCCTCAACACCTCCATCTAATATCCATATGtattaatatcttttttaaacTCTACCAGAtgctatatattaaataatcccCCCATTTTCGAGACATAGTCCTTGAGTCACGCGGCTGTTAATATTACCCTCGGTGGTGGTATTACTGCAGAAATCCGTGTCACAGCAAGAAGAGATGAAGCCCATATGGACGTCGCCGGCCGTCACGCTGTAAGAGATGTTGCAGAAATTTGGGAAGAGATTGCAGGATTTCTCTATTATGGATTGTGAACCATTGGCTGTaagaaacaaatacat
This window of the Spea bombifrons isolate aSpeBom1 chromosome 12, aSpeBom1.2.pri, whole genome shotgun sequence genome carries:
- the LOC128469724 gene encoding phospholipase A2 inhibitor and Ly6/PLAUR domain-containing protein-like; this translates as MADVPAFENVVVNQKPKRLELKSTVHGIICQECFNNESISCEGPIATCASCQTIITDQMNSNGSQSIIEKSCNLFPNFCNISYSVTAGDVHMGFISSCCDTDFCSNTTTEVPPQNTTENGVVCPVCFLENAEECVADETIRCTGAETKCINFAGKVYAQGTCNMYALQGCVTQNVCDISNIPLYPQSQLCAYHHLQCSDGNSTTNHH